The following DNA comes from Helicobacter kayseriensis.
AAAGAGATTCCTATCAAATCAATTGCCCATATTACAGGAGGAGGATTTTTTGAGAATATTCCAAGAAGCCTTCCTCAAGGGCTTGGAGCAAAGATCCAAACAAATGCTTTCCCAATTTTGCCTATTTTTGAGTTCTTGGCCCAACAAGGAGGATTAGAGATTCAAGCGATGTTTGGAATTTTTAATATGGGAATTGGGATGACTCTTGTTGTCCGCCAAGAAGATGTGAAGCAAACACTTGAGATTCTTCATTCTTGTGGAGAGAAGGCCTATGAGATTGGAGAGATTATAGAGGAGGAAGGAATCCATCTATGCTAAACATTGCTGTCTTTGCCTCAGGCAATGGAAGCAATCTTGAAGTGCTTCTCAATACGCCCTTCAAAAATGGGAAAATTGCACTTGTCGTCTCCAATAATCCCAAAGCCTATGCACTTGAGCGGGCCAAAAATCATCAAATCCCCTCTATTGCTATCCCAAGATGTGATTATCCCTCTCAGCAAGCCTTTGAAGAATGCATTCTCAAACACCTCAAAGAACACCACATCGATTGCATCGTGCTAGCTGGATTTATGCTTATTCTTAGCCCCTTTTTTATTCAACACTTTCCCAATAAAATCATCAATGTTCATCCTTCTTTGATTCCTGCATTTTGTGGAGAGGGTTTTTATGGAATCAAGGTGCATGAAGCAGTCTTGCAATATGGTGTCAAAGTCAGCGGAGCAAGCGTGCATTTTGTCAATGAGATCGTTGATGGAGGGCAAATCATTGCCCAAAAAGCAGTCTCAATCTCCAAGCAAGAAACACCCCAAAGCTTACAAAAAAAGATTTCTGCACTCGAACACAAACTCCTACCCAAAGGAGTTCAAATCCTCATCAACCAAACCATTCAAGCAAAAAGGAAATAAATGGAAAAAAAAATCAATGAAGTTTTAAGTTCTCATCGCTATTTTGGACGAGGGATCCTCATAGGACAAAGTCCTGATTCTCAATCCATCTTTTTGGCTTACTTTTTAATGGGAAGAAGTCCAAATAGTCAAAATCGCATCTTCTACACTCAAGGAAATGATGTAAAAATTGACTTTTTTGATCCAAAATGTGTCCAAGATCCTTCGCTGATTTTTTATCCACCTATCGTGCATCATCACAATCAAATCATCATCACCAATGGAGATCAAACCTCTACGATTTTAGAATCTCTCCAACAAAACAAGACCTTTCAAGATGCATTAAGACAAAGAGAGTTTGAACCTGATGCTCCTCATTTCACTCCACGCATCAGTGCACTTATCACGCTCTCTCCTACTCCCACCTATCAAATGAGTATCCTCAAAGCTTTTCACAATTCTTGCAATCGGTTTTTTTATGAATATGAAAGCATCGCTGGAATTGGCCATTTGATCCATACTTATGCTTATGACTCTCATCCCCTTCCTTCTTTTTTGGGAGAACCTAAGGCCCTTCAGATTCCCTCAACTCTAGAAGAATTTGCCACATTGATTTGGAATCATCTTGATGCAGAATACAAAATCTCTCTTTGCGTCCAATCTATCCATCTTCACACACAACAAGTCCAAACTCTCATCTTCAACACAAAGGAAAAATAATGCAAGAAATCAAACTCAAATATGGGTGCAATCCCAATCAAACACACGCCAGAATCTTTAGCCAAACAGAGCTTCCTATCAAAGTCCTCAATGGCTCGCCTAGCTATATCAATTTTTTGGATGCACTCAATGCATGGCAACTTGTCAAAGAACTCAAAGAGGCGACAAAACTCCCTTGTGCTACTTCGTTTAAACATCTCAGCCCCACCTCATCAGCCCTTGCCAATCCACTTCCTGATTCGCTCATCAAAGCACTTTTTCTTCAAGAATGCAAAGACCTCAACTCATCTCCAATTGCCACAGCTTATGCAAGAGCAAGAGGGGCAGATCGTATGTCATCATTTGGAGATTTTATCGCCTTAAGTGATCC
Coding sequences within:
- the purN gene encoding phosphoribosylglycinamide formyltransferase, producing MLNIAVFASGNGSNLEVLLNTPFKNGKIALVVSNNPKAYALERAKNHQIPSIAIPRCDYPSQQAFEECILKHLKEHHIDCIVLAGFMLILSPFFIQHFPNKIINVHPSLIPAFCGEGFYGIKVHEAVLQYGVKVSGASVHFVNEIVDGGQIIAQKAVSISKQETPQSLQKKISALEHKLLPKGVQILINQTIQAKRK
- a CDS encoding IMP cyclohydrolase; this encodes MEKKINEVLSSHRYFGRGILIGQSPDSQSIFLAYFLMGRSPNSQNRIFYTQGNDVKIDFFDPKCVQDPSLIFYPPIVHHHNQIIITNGDQTSTILESLQQNKTFQDALRQREFEPDAPHFTPRISALITLSPTPTYQMSILKAFHNSCNRFFYEYESIAGIGHLIHTYAYDSHPLPSFLGEPKALQIPSTLEEFATLIWNHLDAEYKISLCVQSIHLHTQQVQTLIFNTKEK